The genomic stretch GTTGCCGATATACATGCTGGCGATCACGCCCCAGAACAGTTCAGGGTGGTTGACCATCAGCAGCGGCCCCGGCTCGACGCCGTGGATGATGAAGGCGCCGAGCAGCAGCGCCGTCACCACGCCGGTCGGGATGCCCAAGGTCAGCAGCGGGATGAAGGCGCCGCCGGCGGCCGCGTTGTTGGCCGCCTCGGGACCCGCGACGCCCTCGATGGCGCCCTTGCCGAAGCGCGACGGATCGTCGGCGAAGCGCTTCTCCACCGCATAGGACACGAAGGACGAGATCACCGAGCCAGTCCCCGGCAGCACGCCCAGCACGAAGCCGATCGCCGAGCCGCGCAGCAGCGCCCAGCGGCACTGGATCCAGTCCTTCACCGTCGGCAGCAGCTTGCCGATCCGCGTCTTCACCACGGTGCGCTGCTGCGCGCCCTCGATGTTGAACAGGATCTCGGCGATGCCGAACAGGCCCATGATCATCGGCACCAGCCCGACGCCGTCGACCAGTTCCAGCCGGTCGAAGGTCAGCCGCGGCATCGCCGTGATCGAGTCGATGCCGACGAGGCCGAGGGCGAGGCCGATGCACGCCATCATCAGCGACTTCAGGATCGAGCCGTGCGTCACGTAGCTGAGGATCGCGAGGCCGAACACCATCAGGCTGAAATATTCGGCCGGCCCGAACCGGACGGCGAAGTCGGCGAGCGGCGGCGCCACCAGCATCAGTGCCACGATCGCCAGCGTGCCGGCGATGAACGAGCCGATCGCCGCGACGCCGAGCGCCACGCCGGCGCGGCCCTGCAGCGCCATCTGATAGCCGTCGAGCGTGGTGACGACCGACGCCGCCTCGCCCGGGATGTTCACCAGGATCGCCGTGGTCGAGCCGCCGTACATCGAACCGTAATAGATGCCGGCCATCATGATGATGGCGGCCTCGGGCGTGATGTAGAAGGTGATCGGCATCAGCAGCGACATCGCCGCGACCGGCCCGATGCCGGGCAGCACGCCGATCAGCGTGCCGATGAACACGCCGACGAAACAGTAGGCGAGGTTGGCCGGTTCGAAGGCGACGGCAAACCCCGCCATCAGCATGCCGAGAATGTCCATCGGTCAGCCCACCAGCAGCGGTTCGAGCAGGCCGGCCGGGAACTGCGTGCCCAGACCGACGCCGAACAGGACGTAGACGGCCAGCGTGATCGCCACCGAATAGAGTACCGCCTTCGTCCAGGACTGCGGGTCGACCGTCCGGAACAGCAGGAACAGCAGGGCGATCGTCAGCAGGATGAAGCCGACCGCCTCGAGCAGGGCGCAGTAGACGACCAGATATGCCAGGACCAGCGGCACCCGCCGCCAGCGTTCGCCGAACGGCGACCCGTCCGCACCCGCCGCACCGCCGGCCCCCGCGAGGACGGCCGACCCGGCGAGCAGCGCCGAGAGCGCGGCCATGAGCGCGCCGACCCAGAAGAGGATGAAGCCGGAACCCGGCTCGTGCAGGTCGCCCAGGCCCATGTCCCGCCCCTCATAGACGAGCCAGAGGCCGAGGCCGAGGCCGAGCAGGCCCGTGCCGATATCGGATGGACGCATGGAGAACTCCCGGCGGAGGCCCGGCGCCCTTCGGCACCGAGCTTCAGGCGGCGCCCTTCGGCGCCGGGCTCAGGCGGCGCCGCCGGCTTCGCCAGGCCGGACGCGGCGCCGTTGGGACGGCGGCGGCTACTTCTTCGCCAGCCCCAGTTCCTCGACCATCGCCTTCTGCTCCCCGATGAACTGCATCACGAACTTTTCGTAGTCGTCCGTGCCCAGATAGTCCTCGACGAAGCCGATCTTCGCCATGATCTCGGCGTGCGCCGGCTGCTGCATCGCCTTGCGGAAGGCGTCGTGCAGCGTCTTGACGACCGCCGGGTCCATGCCGGCCGGACCGCCGATGCCGTAGGGCGAGGTCACGACCATGTCGATCCCTTCCTCGCGCAGCGTCGGCACGTCCGGGAAGCGCTCCAGCCGCTCGGGCGTCCAGATCACCAGCATCCGGATCTTGCCCGCATCGGCCAGTGCGCCCAGCGTCCCCGTGCTCGCCACGTTCAGCGAGGTGTGGCCGCCGAGCAGCGCCGCATTCTGCTCTCCGCCGCCCTTGTAGGGGACGTGGATCCACTTGATCCCCAGCTTCTTGGCGATCTGCTCCATCGTGATGTGCTGCGTGCCGCCCGCGCCGGACGACGAGTAGCTGACCTTGCCGGGGTTGGCCTTGGCGTACTCGACCAACTCGTCCCAGGTCTGCCAGGGCGCGTCGGCCTTCACCGCCACCGCGAAGGCATAGCCGGTGAGCTGCAGGATGTAGGTGAAGTCCGTCTTCGGGTCGAAGGAGGTCTTCTGGATGAAGGGCAGCCGGTAGAGCGTCGCCGGCATCTGCGAGATGGTATAGCCATCCGGCTTCGCCGTGGCCGCCATCGTCGCCGGCCCGAGCGTGCCCGAGGCGCCGCCCTTGTTCTCGATCGTCACCGGCTGGCCGAGTTCCTTGGATACCAGGTCGGCCAGCACGCGCAGATGCGTATCGGTGCCGCCGCCGGCCGGGAACGGCACGATCAGCGTGATCGGCCGCGTCGGATAGTCGGCCGCGGCCGCCACGGTCGGCGCCGCGCCAAAGGCCGCGGCGGCGGCCAGGGCCAGCCCGAACAGGTTTCGTCTCGATATCGCCATGGGTGCTCCTCCTAGAGCCGGCGCCCGCGTTTCGGCGGGCGGCCATGATTGAGGCCGCGGCGGCGCGCTTCTGGACGAGCGTTCGCCGGTCGCGACGGGATCCGCGGCGTGTGCGCCGCGCGGTGGGAATGACGGGACGTGTCGGTGGAGAGGGTGGGTGAAGGGTCGGTGCAGCGGGTCGGGGGGACCTGCCGCCGCGCTGCGGCGACAGGTATATGTCCGCTCATATCATCGCCCGCCGGACGGGGCAACCGCGGCTCGACCGCCGTTTCCCGCACACCGGCGGGGCGCGGTACCGACCTCCCTCATCGTCCCGCGGGGTGAAGCGGGGCGACCGGCGCCGCGCCCGCCACCGTCGCCTCAGAACGCGCCCCGCAGGCCGAAGAGGACGCTGCGCCCCCGCAGGGGTGCCGCGTCCTTGATGAAGGAGGTGTGGTTGAAGGCCGGCTCGTCGGTCAGGTTGGTCGCCCGCACGAAGGCCTCGGCTTCGGTCGGCCCGACCGAGAAGGCATAGGCCGCCGTGGCGTTGACCGTGTCGTAGCCGCCGGTCGAACTCTCGAAGTCCGCCGTCTTCGACTGGCTGAAGGTACGGTAGTATTCGAGTTCGCCCGACACCGGCCCGTAGCGGCCGTCGAAGCGGATGCCGGCGCGGCCGGCCGGCACGCGCGGCACGTTGCCCTCGCCATCCTTCAGCTTGGCGCGCACATAGTCGCCGAACAGCGACACGCCGAAGCCCTC from Constrictibacter sp. MBR-5 encodes the following:
- a CDS encoding tripartite tricarboxylate transporter TctB family protein; this translates as MRPSDIGTGLLGLGLGLWLVYEGRDMGLGDLHEPGSGFILFWVGALMAALSALLAGSAVLAGAGGAAGADGSPFGERWRRVPLVLAYLVVYCALLEAVGFILLTIALLFLLFRTVDPQSWTKAVLYSVAITLAVYVLFGVGLGTQFPAGLLEPLLVG
- a CDS encoding tripartite tricarboxylate transporter permease, whose amino-acid sequence is MDILGMLMAGFAVAFEPANLAYCFVGVFIGTLIGVLPGIGPVAAMSLLMPITFYITPEAAIIMMAGIYYGSMYGGSTTAILVNIPGEAASVVTTLDGYQMALQGRAGVALGVAAIGSFIAGTLAIVALMLVAPPLADFAVRFGPAEYFSLMVFGLAILSYVTHGSILKSLMMACIGLALGLVGIDSITAMPRLTFDRLELVDGVGLVPMIMGLFGIAEILFNIEGAQQRTVVKTRIGKLLPTVKDWIQCRWALLRGSAIGFVLGVLPGTGSVISSFVSYAVEKRFADDPSRFGKGAIEGVAGPEAANNAAAGGAFIPLLTLGIPTGVVTALLLGAFIIHGVEPGPLLMVNHPELFWGVIASMYIGNVMLLVLNLPLIGLWVQVLKVPYHILFPMILLFCMIGVYSVNGSVFDLYVMTGFGLFGYLMKKFGFEPAPLVLAYVLGPMLENNLRKALILSQGDLTTFVTKPISAVCLLLAAALLLSAVLPALRARREKIALDET
- a CDS encoding tripartite tricarboxylate transporter substrate binding protein, with product MAISRRNLFGLALAAAAAFGAAPTVAAAADYPTRPITLIVPFPAGGGTDTHLRVLADLVSKELGQPVTIENKGGASGTLGPATMAATAKPDGYTISQMPATLYRLPFIQKTSFDPKTDFTYILQLTGYAFAVAVKADAPWQTWDELVEYAKANPGKVSYSSSGAGGTQHITMEQIAKKLGIKWIHVPYKGGGEQNAALLGGHTSLNVASTGTLGALADAGKIRMLVIWTPERLERFPDVPTLREEGIDMVVTSPYGIGGPAGMDPAVVKTLHDAFRKAMQQPAHAEIMAKIGFVEDYLGTDDYEKFVMQFIGEQKAMVEELGLAKK